Genomic window (Corynebacterium simulans):
TGTCCGGGTGCTCGATGAGGCCCGCGAAGTCATTGTTGAAGCCGAACTGCTTTTTCGCAGCTTCCGCAGTTTGCTTATCGACGTCGAATTCCGGTGCCCCCTCAATCACCGGGTCACCCCAGGCGATGAGCACCGACTGCTCGTAGCCCTTCGGTACAACGACCTCGTCCTTGGTGTTTGGCTGGACCGCATCGAACTGCATGCCCTCTGCGGAGGTGAGCTCGACGTTGGCCTCGGTAGTCTTGCCGGCACCTGCGTTGCCCTCGGAGTCACCCGGGCCAGCGCCGTCGCCAGAGCAGGCGGCCAAGGCTGCCGAACCGCCTACTGCAACCACGCTGAGGCCGCCCGCGCGCAGTGCGGTACGGCGAGAAAGCGGGGTGGTGAAACGGTCACCGAAGTAGGAGTTGTTGGAAGGGTTATCGCATTCGCCCAAGCAGGCGTTGCCGCACTTGTAGGTGCAGGTCAGCGAGGAACGCGAGGAAGTAAAAAGGTTAAGGCCCTTGAGTGCCATAATGTGATGCTCCTGATTTCATGTTTTAAGTCATGAGGTTTGCCGGAGCATATTTAAGCGCATCTGCATTTACAGCCTGTGTAATCGAAATGTCATTTGAATGAACACTCGTTAAACGGGTACGAGATCACACTGTCTTAAGGGGATCGACTACCCTAGACAATCGTGAGCGAGCAGAAGAATACCCCCGAAGTAAACGACGTCCCTGAGCAGCTGCGCATCCGCCGCGAAAAGCGCGAGCGCCTGCTGGCTGAAGGCACCGAGGCATACCCGGTCACCGTTGACCGCACCATTGCCATGAAGGACCTTCGCCACAAGTTCCAAGTCCTGGCAGAAGACCAAGAGCCGGGCCAGGAAGCCGACGTAACCTACCTGCACGCAGGCGACGAGACCGAGATCGAGCACGCCATCGCCGGCCGCCTTATCTTCATGCGCAACACCGGCAAACTTTGTTTTGCCACCCTGCAGGACGGTGACGGCACCCAGGTACAGGCCATGCTTTCTTTGGCCGAGGTCGGCGAAGAGCAGCTGGCTGCCTGGAAATCCGACGTTGACTTGGGAGACTTCATCTCCGTGCGCGGCCGCGTCATCGCTTCGCGCCGCGGCGAGCTTTCCATCATGGCGACCAAGTGGACCATGGCGGCGAAGTCCCTGCGCCCGCTGCCCGTTTCCTTCGCGGACATGAATGAAGAGACCCGCGTGCGCCAGCGCTACAACGATCTCATCGTGCGCGAGGAGGCTCGCAAGAACGCGATGACCCGCGTGAAGGTCATGCGCGCGCTGCGTAACTACATGGAGGATCAGGGTTTCGTCGAGATCGAGACCCCGATGCTGCAGACCTTGCACGGTGGCGCGGCAGCTCGCCCGTTCGTGACCCACTCCAACGCTCTCGACATCGACCTTTACCTGCGCATTGCGCCGGAGTTGTACTTGAAGCGCGCCGTCGTTGGCGGCATCGACCGCGTCTTCGAGATCAATCGCAACTTCCGTAACGAGGGCGTCGACCGCTCCCACTCTCCGGAGTTCGCCATGCTAGAGACCTACGCGGCCTGGGGCGATTACAACGATTGTGCTCGCACCACCCGCGAGTCCATCCAGGCTGTGGCCGAGGCCGTCTTCGGCTCCCACAAGGTCACCTTGGCTGATGGCACCGAGTATGACTTCGGCGGCGAGGAATGGCCGGAGATCGAGATGTACCCATCCCTGAACGAGGCACTTGCCCGCAAGTTCCCGGGCCAGCCGGAGGTCACCATCGACTCCACCGTGGAAGAGCTCAAAGAGATTGCCAAGGTCATCGGCCTGGACGTTCCAAAGAACGGCGGTTGGGGCCACGGCAAGCTGGTCGAGGAGATTTGGGAAGTCCTGTGCGAGGACCAGCTCGAGGGCCCAATCTTTGTCAAGAACTTCCCGGTTGAGACCTCCCCGCTGACCCGTCAGCACCGCTCCATCCCGGGCGTTACCGAGAAGTGGGATCTCTATGTCCGCGGCTTCGAGTTGGCCACCGGCTACTCCGAGCTGGTGGACCCGGTTATCCAGCGCGAGCGTTTCGAGGATCAGGCCCGCCTGGCCGCCGGCGGCGACGATGAAGCCATGGTTCTCGACGAGGACTTCCTGGCCGCCATGGAGCAGGGTATGCCTCCAACAGCCGGTACCGGCATGGGCATGGACCGCCTGCTCATGGCACTTACCGGCCTGGGCATCCGCGAGACGGTTCTCTTCCCAATCGTGAAACCGGAAAAGTAGACGGCTTTAGCAGGCTGGAATCTCGGCTGCGGATTCCAGCTCGCCCCGATAGAAAATCACAAAATTCGAGTGTTTTCCGTCGGGGTAGAATCCGGTGAGGTCGTCTGCATAAGCCACGACCTCTAAGCTGCAGCGATCGCCTTCCTTGCGCGCACTACCCCGCCCAGGGGAGGCTTTTTGAAATCGCTGCGCGCGTCGGAGGAGGCAAATTCCAGCACGCTTATCTGCTGGCGCGGGCTGGAGCAGCTTATCGACGCCTCCATCGGCGCCTCCGCTGCCACCTCCTGCGGGTTGCATTTCAGGCCTTCCCAGCCGGTGCCGCCTTCCTTCTCGCCCACAATTTGGGGATATTCTGCTGCGATTTCCTTTTGCGTTCCGCTCCAGTCTTCTTTGGCTAGGTAATTCCATGCACCGGCCACGCCGATGCCGCAGAGACCGAGTACCATCGCGGCTAGAAGCCATTTGCGCGCTGTACTCTTGCGCCGCGGGGTAGCGGTGGGCGTGGTCAGCTCCTCGATGAACTCCTGTGCGCTGGTATAGCGGCGCGCCCGATTTTCCGCGAGAGCCTTGTGCAGCACCGTGTTGATGTGCTCAGCAAAGTCTTGGTTGCGCGGGCCTAAGTCCTGCGCGGTGATTTCCGGAATCAGGCGCGAATGCGCCCATTGCTGCTGGTTGTAGTGCTCGCGCAGATTCTCCAGTGTGAGCATTTCTAGCGCGATGAGTGCGAGGGCATAGCGATCGCTCGCCGCGGTGGCGGAGGGCGCCTTTGCGCTAAGCGACGTCGGATAGAGCTCCGGTGCCAAATAGGCATCCGTGCCCACGCGCATGCCCTCGGAGGTGATGCGATTATCCTCTTCGTAGAGCACAATACCGAAGTCTGTCAGGACCGTCGCCGAGGGGCGCGGATCATCGGGGACCAGGATATTTGCGGGTTTCACATCGCGGTGGACAACCGGCGTGGGAAGGCTGGCCAGGTAGTCCAATGCCTGTGCGATAGGTTCGAGATAGATAGCAACCTCGGCCAAGTCGAAGTGGAGCCCTGCGGCCTTGCGGACCTTCAGGACGTCGTAAAGCGTGCCGCCCTCTACGTAGCGCATGACAAAATAGGGCAAACCTTCCGTCGTGCCGCCGGTGTAAACCGGAACGATGGCGGAGTGGCTGAGGTGGCTCATGCGCCGCATCTCCGCGCGGAAACGCTCGCGTGCATCGGGGCTGGGGTGGCCTTGATGACCTTGATGGCTACGTCGCGTTCCAAGTCCTTTTGGCGCGCGTAGTACACGCGCCCCATGCCGCCCTCAGCGATGAGGCGGATGTCGGTGTAGCGCTCGTCGATTCCTCGGCCAGTTCCTTGGTAGAAGGAATCACCACGCGCGGCACGGCGCTGGGATCCTTGAGAAGCGGGCGCGCGAGAGCTTCGAGCACGCGG
Coding sequences:
- the lysS gene encoding lysine--tRNA ligase, whose product is MSEQKNTPEVNDVPEQLRIRREKRERLLAEGTEAYPVTVDRTIAMKDLRHKFQVLAEDQEPGQEADVTYLHAGDETEIEHAIAGRLIFMRNTGKLCFATLQDGDGTQVQAMLSLAEVGEEQLAAWKSDVDLGDFISVRGRVIASRRGELSIMATKWTMAAKSLRPLPVSFADMNEETRVRQRYNDLIVREEARKNAMTRVKVMRALRNYMEDQGFVEIETPMLQTLHGGAAARPFVTHSNALDIDLYLRIAPELYLKRAVVGGIDRVFEINRNFRNEGVDRSHSPEFAMLETYAAWGDYNDCARTTRESIQAVAEAVFGSHKVTLADGTEYDFGGEEWPEIEMYPSLNEALARKFPGQPEVTIDSTVEELKEIAKVIGLDVPKNGGWGHGKLVEEIWEVLCEDQLEGPIFVKNFPVETSPLTRQHRSIPGVTEKWDLYVRGFELATGYSELVDPVIQRERFEDQARLAAGGDDEAMVLDEDFLAAMEQGMPPTAGTGMGMDRLLMALTGLGIRETVLFPIVKPEK
- a CDS encoding serine/threonine-protein kinase, with translation MSHLSHSAIVPVYTGGTTEGLPYFVMRYVEGGTLYDVLKVRKAAGLHFDLAEVAIYLEPIAQALDYLASLPTPVVHRDVKPANILVPDDPRPSATVLTDFGIVLYEEDNRITSEGMRVGTDAYLAPELYPTSLSAKAPSATAASDRYALALIALEMLTLENLREHYNQQQWAHSRLIPEITAQDLGPRNQDFAEHINTVLHKALAENRARRYTSAQEFIEELTTPTATPRRKSTARKWLLAAMVLGLCGIGVAGAWNYLAKEDWSGTQKEIAAEYPQIVGEKEGGTGWEGLKCNPQEVAAEAPMEASISCSSPRQQISVLEFASSDARSDFKKPPLGGVVRARKAIAAA